From Lepus europaeus isolate LE1 chromosome 3, mLepTim1.pri, whole genome shotgun sequence, a single genomic window includes:
- the LOC133756923 gene encoding peptidyl-prolyl cis-trans isomerase FKBP8-like, which yields MASCAEPSEPRAPPPAGVPPLEDFEVLDGVEEAEAEEEEEEEEGEEEEEEDEDLSELPLLEDMAQPPPDEAEEQPGALAREFLAAMEPEPAPAPAPEEWLDILGNGLLRKKTLVPGPPGSSRPSKGQVVTVQLQTSLENGTRVQEEPELVFTLGDCDVIQALDLSVPLMDVGETAMVTADSKYCYGPQGSRSPYIPPHAALCLEVTLKTAVDGPDLEMLTGQERVALANRKRECGNAHYQRADFVLAANSYDLAIKAITSSAKVDMTFEEEEQLLQLKVKCLNNLAASQLKLDHYRAALRSCSLVLEHQPDNIKALFRKGKVLAQQGKYSEAIPILRAALKLEPSNKTIHAELSKLVKKHAAQRSTETALYRKMLGNPSRLPAKCPGKGAWSIPWKWLFGATAVALGGVALSVVIAARN from the coding sequence ATGGCATCCTGCGCCGAGCCCtcggagcccagggccccaccaCCAGCTGGGGTCCCGCCGCTGGAGGACTTTGAGGTGCTGGACGGGGTGGAGGAGGCcgaagcagaggaggaggaggaggaggaggagggggaggaggaggaggaggaggacgaagaCCTGAGCGAGCTGCCGCTGCTTGAGGACATGGCACAGCCCCCGCCGGACGAGGCcgaggagcagccaggggctctggcccgggagttcctggctgccatGGAGCCggagcccgcccccgccccggcccccgagGAGTGGCTGGACATCTTGGGGAACGGGCTGCTGAGGAAGAAGACCCTGGTCCCGGGGCCGCCCGGCTCGAGCCGGCCCTCCAAGGGCCAGGTGGTCACGGTGCAGCTGCAGACGTCGCTGGAGAACGGCACGCGCGTGCAGGAGGAGCCCGAGCTGGTGTTCACCCTGGGCGACTGCGACGTGATCCAGGCCCTGGACCTCAGCGTCCCGCTCATGGACGTGGGTGAGACGGCCATGGTCACTGCTGACTCCAAGTACTGCTACGGCCcgcagggcagcaggagcccgTACATCCCCCCGCACGCGGCCCTGTGCCTGGAGGTGACGCTGAAGACGGCAGTGGACGGGCCGGACCTGGAGATGCTTACGGGGCAGGAGCGCGTGGCCCTGGCCAACCGGAAGCGGGAGTGCGGCAACGCCCACTACCAGCGGGCGGACTTCGTGCTGGCCGCCAACTCGTACGACCTGGCCATCAAGGCCATCACCTCCAGCGCCAAAGTGGACATGACCTtcgaggaggaggagcagctgctgcagctgaaAGTCAAGTGTCTGAACAACCTGGCGGCCTCGCAGCTGAAGCTGGACCACTACCGCGCGGCGCTGCGCTCCTGCAGCCTGGTGCTGGAGCACCAGCCCGACAACATCAAGGCGCTCTTCCGCAAGGGCAAGGTGCTGGCTCAGCAAGGGAAGTACAGCGAGGCCATCCCCATCCTGCGGGCGGCACTGAAGCTGGAGCCCTCCAACAAGACGATCCACGCGGAGCTCTCGAAGCTGGTGAAGAAACACGCGGCCCAGCGGAGCACGGAGACTGCGCTGTACCGCAAAATGCTGGGCAACCCCAGCCGGCTGCCGGCCAAGTGTCCCGGCAAGGGCGCCTGGTCTATCCCATGGAAGTGGCTGTTTGGGGCGACAGCCGTTGCCCTGGGGGGCGTGGCTCTCTCTGTGGTCATCGCCGCCAGGAACTGA